In the genome of Calditrichota bacterium, the window CACAAAGCACTATCGCCTCCTCGACCACGCGCGCCTGGGCGGTCCTGAGGGGCTGCTCACCGTCATCGGCGTCAAGTACACCACCGCGCGCGACGTGGCAGAAAAGACCGTGAACCTTGCCGCGAAAAAACTCGGCAAGGCAAAGGAGGGGAGTCGCTCCCGCGCCACGCCCCTTGTCGGCGGGGACATTCCCCGCTTCGCCTCCTTTGTTGAGGACGTACTCGCCCAGGCCCCTGCGGGGCTGAGCCCTGCGTTGCTGCGCCACCTGGCACTGAATTACGGCACCGAGTATGCACGTCTCCTCGCCTATGGGCAGGAAAACGCCGCGCTGCTCTCGCCCCTGCCCGGCTCGCAGGTGCTCGCGGCCGAGATGGTACACGCGGCCAGGGAGGAAATGGCCTGCACCCTTTCGGACGCCGTGCTGCGCCGCACCGAGTTGGGCAGCGCCGAGTACCCGGGCGATGAGGCCGTAGAGCACTGTGCCCGCCTCATGGCGAAGGAGTTA includes:
- a CDS encoding glycerol-3-phosphate dehydrogenase/oxidase; the protein is TKHYRLLDHARLGGPEGLLTVIGVKYTTARDVAEKTVNLAAKKLGKAKEGSRSRATPLVGGDIPRFASFVEDVLAQAPAGLSPALLRHLALNYGTEYARLLAYGQENAALLSPLPGSQVLAAEMVHAAREEMACTLSDAVLRRTELGSAEYPGDEAVEHCARLMAKELAWPARRLKSEVEDLRRAYPMLHTVA